One Saccharopolyspora erythraea NRRL 2338 genomic region harbors:
- a CDS encoding extracellular solute-binding protein has translation MREPGLSRRRLLGGVLAGGAATVLGGCSTRGDAPRTASGDPWRQFAGTTLNFISENTAPTAAIAADLGPFAELTGIRVNIVTLELSALVQKVALDLASGQAQYQVIYADPYQVLAPYSKGLADLRELADDPALPGSADDFADFVPVQLDASGRFGHDGKVFALPYDCPTMIWHYRRDLFEKHRARMADDLGFDPMPTDATTWEQYLAIARWFNDRTEDVRYGTGHQAKQHDSLMCDFSNVLWAHGGDYFGNGTEIGRIGAVDPGPCRLGDERAVEAAEFYRKLLAVADPASRTWEWNDLGAAFRAGRIAMCPNWHEFAADNESVLPGRVGYARLPAGPVRSANHYGGCGIGISANTLPNERGAAWLFVNWATSKEVQLRNLRSSAGGGTPTRGSVYALPEVEAAERRPSAMPNMLAADAVRQAWQPENAGLRPKIPMWNECDTAIYTQLSRMLAGDAGPAESMREAARRFDQITARGWVAAR, from the coding sequence GTGAGGGAGCCGGGACTGAGCCGTCGGCGGCTGCTGGGCGGGGTGCTCGCCGGGGGTGCCGCGACCGTGTTGGGAGGGTGCTCGACGCGCGGCGACGCCCCGCGGACGGCATCTGGCGACCCGTGGCGCCAGTTCGCGGGCACCACGCTCAACTTCATCTCGGAGAACACGGCCCCGACCGCGGCGATCGCCGCCGACCTCGGGCCGTTCGCCGAGCTGACCGGCATCCGGGTCAACATCGTGACGCTGGAGCTGTCGGCGCTGGTCCAGAAGGTCGCCCTGGACCTGGCATCCGGGCAGGCGCAGTACCAGGTCATCTACGCCGACCCGTACCAGGTGCTGGCGCCGTACTCGAAGGGGCTGGCCGACCTGCGCGAGCTGGCCGACGACCCGGCGCTGCCCGGCTCCGCCGACGACTTCGCCGACTTCGTGCCGGTGCAGCTCGACGCCTCCGGGCGGTTCGGGCACGACGGCAAGGTCTTCGCGCTGCCCTACGACTGCCCGACGATGATCTGGCACTACCGCCGGGACCTGTTCGAGAAGCACCGCGCCCGGATGGCCGACGACCTCGGTTTCGACCCGATGCCGACCGACGCCACGACGTGGGAGCAGTACCTCGCCATCGCGCGGTGGTTCAACGACCGCACCGAGGACGTCCGCTACGGCACCGGGCACCAGGCCAAGCAGCACGACTCGCTGATGTGCGACTTCTCCAACGTCCTGTGGGCGCACGGTGGCGACTACTTCGGCAACGGCACCGAGATCGGCCGCATCGGCGCCGTGGACCCGGGCCCGTGCCGGCTCGGCGACGAACGCGCGGTGGAGGCGGCGGAGTTCTACCGCAAGCTCCTGGCGGTGGCGGACCCCGCCTCGCGCACGTGGGAGTGGAACGACCTCGGCGCGGCGTTCCGGGCCGGGCGCATCGCGATGTGCCCGAACTGGCACGAGTTCGCGGCCGACAACGAGAGCGTGCTGCCCGGCCGGGTCGGCTACGCCCGGTTGCCCGCGGGGCCGGTGCGGTCGGCCAACCACTACGGCGGCTGCGGGATCGGCATCAGCGCGAACACGCTGCCGAACGAGCGCGGTGCGGCCTGGCTGTTCGTCAACTGGGCGACGTCGAAGGAGGTCCAGCTGCGCAACCTGCGCAGCTCCGCGGGCGGCGGGACGCCCACGCGCGGGTCGGTGTACGCGCTGCCGGAGGTCGAGGCTGCCGAGCGGCGGCCGTCGGCGATGCCGAACATGCTGGCCGCCGACGCGGTGCGGCAGGCGTGGCAGCCGGAGAACGCCGGTCTGCGGCCGAAGATCCCGATGTGGAACGAGTGCGACACGGCGATCTACACCCAGCTTTCCCGCATGCTCGCCGGTGACGCGGGTCCGGCCGAGTCGATGCGGGAGGCCGCCAGGCGCTTCGACCAGATCACGGCACGAGGGTGGGTGGCCGCGCGATGA
- a CDS encoding carbohydrate ABC transporter permease, producing the protein MSRTEPTQPSGPTQPAEPPEPTKLTAQIENRPVDSPADQHASEPARRRSRIRFGFEARMLTPGVLLLAALSVIPFLTMIVMSFSSVRLLGGVGVEWAGLRNWARLFTDPDLGANWLRTGVYFALTLGLEMLLGLVFALCVWRVMRGRNAVLSLFLLPMFVAPAIVGLLGRFLTDSTFGLYSWLLGALGYTGDILGGKYSAFAAVVLMDVWEWTPLITLIALAGLSSVPPSLREAAALDGANGWQSLRHIVLPSISNVLLVALLIRSMDAIRYFDIVWVTTGGGPADATKIVPVRLYETAFRFFDLGYAAVLGLVMLAVSIVIARAFVRLLDKKGQTR; encoded by the coding sequence ATGAGCCGGACCGAGCCGACGCAGCCGAGCGGGCCGACGCAGCCGGCCGAGCCGCCCGAGCCGACGAAGCTGACCGCGCAGATCGAGAACCGCCCGGTGGACAGCCCTGCGGACCAGCACGCCAGCGAGCCGGCGCGGCGACGGTCCCGGATCCGGTTCGGGTTCGAGGCCCGGATGCTGACGCCCGGCGTGCTGCTGCTCGCGGCCCTGAGCGTCATCCCGTTCCTGACGATGATCGTGATGAGCTTCTCGTCCGTCCGGCTCCTCGGCGGGGTGGGCGTGGAATGGGCCGGGCTGCGCAACTGGGCCCGGCTGTTCACCGATCCCGACCTGGGCGCCAACTGGCTGCGCACCGGCGTCTACTTCGCCCTCACGCTGGGCCTGGAGATGCTGCTGGGCCTGGTCTTCGCGCTGTGCGTGTGGCGGGTGATGCGCGGCCGCAACGCGGTGCTCAGCCTGTTCCTGCTGCCGATGTTCGTCGCGCCCGCGATCGTCGGCCTGCTCGGCCGGTTCCTGACCGACTCCACCTTCGGCCTCTACTCGTGGCTGCTCGGCGCGCTCGGCTACACCGGCGACATCCTCGGCGGCAAGTACTCGGCGTTCGCGGCGGTGGTCCTGATGGACGTCTGGGAGTGGACGCCGCTGATCACCCTGATCGCGCTGGCCGGGCTGTCGTCGGTCCCGCCGAGCCTGCGCGAGGCGGCGGCGCTCGACGGCGCGAACGGCTGGCAGAGCCTGCGCCACATCGTGCTGCCGTCGATCTCGAACGTGCTGCTGGTCGCGCTGCTGATCCGGTCCATGGACGCGATCCGCTACTTCGACATCGTCTGGGTCACCACCGGCGGCGGCCCGGCCGACGCCACCAAGATCGTGCCGGTCCGGCTGTACGAGACCGCGTTCCGGTTCTTCGACCTCGGCTACGCCGCCGTGCTCGGCCTGGTGATGCTCGCCGTCTCCATCGTGATCGCCCGCGCCTTCGTGCGGTTGCTGGACAAGAAGGGACAAACCCGGTGA
- a CDS encoding carbohydrate ABC transporter permease — protein sequence MTTPASPLERGGRGLRLVVWLVLGAGLLWTLVPLGWMVLSSFKSSADVTAATPQVLFTPTLENYRNLFTGANNLGPYVLHSVLAAGISAVLAVAIGAPAGYGLARTRMRGRKHLSFWIISTRMAPIAAVVLPLFLMFRGLGLIDSVPGLVLAYLTFDLPFAIWLMSAFFAELPPALEESAQVEGCTRWQAFWHVVLPMTKSGLVTTFVLCLVFAWNDHAFALVFSGPNSQTLPIAAGQLVTQSGIDWGQLTAIGTFVVVPMVLAGLAVRRWLVTGLTLGAVTGE from the coding sequence GTGACCACTCCCGCAAGCCCGCTGGAACGCGGCGGCCGGGGACTGCGCCTGGTGGTGTGGCTGGTGCTCGGCGCCGGTCTGCTGTGGACGCTCGTCCCGCTGGGCTGGATGGTGCTCTCCTCGTTCAAGTCGAGCGCGGACGTCACCGCCGCCACGCCGCAGGTGCTGTTCACGCCGACGCTGGAGAACTACCGGAACCTGTTCACCGGCGCGAACAACCTCGGCCCGTACGTCCTGCACAGCGTGCTGGCGGCGGGAATCTCCGCCGTGCTCGCGGTCGCGATCGGCGCGCCGGCCGGGTACGGCCTGGCGCGCACCAGGATGCGCGGCAGGAAGCACCTGTCGTTCTGGATCATCTCGACCCGGATGGCCCCGATCGCCGCGGTCGTGCTGCCGCTGTTCCTGATGTTCCGGGGACTGGGCCTGATCGATTCGGTGCCTGGCCTGGTGCTGGCCTACCTGACCTTCGACCTGCCGTTCGCGATCTGGTTGATGAGCGCGTTCTTCGCCGAGCTCCCGCCCGCGCTGGAGGAGTCGGCGCAGGTGGAGGGCTGCACGCGGTGGCAGGCGTTCTGGCACGTCGTGCTGCCGATGACCAAATCGGGTCTGGTGACCACCTTCGTGCTCTGCTTGGTGTTCGCCTGGAACGACCACGCCTTCGCGCTGGTCTTCAGCGGGCCGAACTCCCAGACGCTGCCGATCGCGGCCGGCCAGCTGGTCACCCAGTCCGGGATCGACTGGGGACAGCTGACCGCGATCGGTACGTTCGTGGTGGTGCCGATGGTGCTCGCCGGACTCGCCGTACGCCGGTGGCTGGTCACCGGCCTGACCCTGGGAGCGGTGACGGGGGAATGA